The nucleotide window CCATTTTTGGAGCACAATCACGCTCCTCACTGGCGTATAGTGGGCATGAACTCTCCTTTTGGCCTCTACCGCCGCGAGATGCTGCGCCAGTCCTGCGCTGGTTTTGGCATGCTTGCGCTCCAGGGTTTGCTAGCGGGCGAGGCAGCGGCCTCTGCCGTCCCTGTGGCCAATCCCATGGCAGCGAAGAGGCCCCACTTCACGCCTCGGGCGAAGCGGATCATCTTTCTCCTCATGAAAGGCGGCCCCTCACAGGTCGATACCTTTGACCCGAAGCCGCTGCTGGATCGCGACCATGGGAAGCCGCCGCCCTTTGCGCTACCGAGGGTGAAATTCGCCCAGACGGGCAATCTGCTACGCTCGCCGTGGAAATTCCGCCAACACGGTCAAAGCGGTCTGCCGGTGAGTGATCTCTTCCCTCATGTGGCGCAGTGCGTGGATGATCTGTGCATCATCCGCAGCATGCATGGGACCAATCCCGCTCACGGTGGAGCCTTGCTGAAGCTGCACACGGGCAGCGATACCTTTGTGAGGCCGAGCATGGGTGCATGGATCAGCTATGGTCTGGAAATACGGAGAATACGGATCTACCCGCCTTTATCACCATCTGCCCTACCCTGGCCCATGGTGGCGTGAATAACTGGGGCAGCGCCTTCCTGCCTGCGAGTACGCCAAGGCACGCCGCTGGGCAATGCCAGCGTCACCGCCGAGCAGGCAGTGGTGAAGCACATCACGAACAAGCGGCTCTCCCCTGCCCTACAACGCATGCAGCTCGATTTTGCCTCGGAAATGAATCGAGATCACCTAGCCGCTGTCGGTGCCAATCAGGCCCTGGAGGCGCGGATAGAGTCCTTCGAGCTCGCTTATCGCATGCAGACATCCATGCCACAGCTCCAGGACATCCGTGGCGAGAGTGAGGCCACCCGGAAGCTCTATGGCATGGATGATCCGCTGACGGAAAACTTTGGCCGTCAGTGCCTCATGGCGCGGCGATTTGCAGAGGCAGGCGTACGCTTCATCCAGGTCACGCATAGTGATGGTTTTGTGCAGTGGGACCAGCACAGTGATTTGCTCAAAGGGCACAGCGAAAATGCGTCCGAGGTGGACAAGCCTATCGCGGGCCTGCTGCGTGATCTGAAGGCGCGTGGACTGCCAGAGGACACTCTGGTGCTCTGGGGCGGTGAGTTCGGTCGCACGCCCGTGGCCCAGGGCAGTGATGGCCGTGATCATAATCCGCATGGCTTCACCATGTGGATGGCAGGTGGCGGGGTCAAGGCGGGCACCGCCTACGGTGCCACCGATGACTACGGTTACTATGCCGCAGAGGATAAAGTCCACATCCATGACCTGCATGCCACGATCCTGCATCTCATGGGCATGAATCACGAGAAGCTGACCTACCGCTTCGCGGGCCGTGACTTTCGCCTCACGGACATCGCCGGTGAGGTGGTGAAAGGTATCATGGCCTGATTGGGCGGACTTATTTCGCAGGCTCCGCTGGGGCGGGCTCTGGCGCGGCCTTCTCCGGCTCGGCAGGTGCGGCGTCTTTCTGCGGCTCTTCTTGAGCAATCAGGCGCAGACGCTCCAGGTCACTCTCCGCCCATTTGCTGCGCGAGCCACTCTGGAGGACTTCACGGGCCACTAGGCGGATATCTTCTGCATTGGGTGATCCTGGATAGACCAGCCGCTCCCATAGATTCAGCACAGCGCTGTCCTCACGCTCCAGCAGTAAGCGGGCTGTCTGCTGGCACATTTCGGCATTCTGGGGCGGATCGAGGTGCAGCCAGGTGAGGAAGATGCTGTACTTTTCATGCGAATAGGGCAGCTGATCGCTATGGCCGGAGAGCAGCATCTGCGTGTCCTTCCAGGTGCCATTTTGGCGGTGATGAATTGCTCTGCGATGTCGGTGTGCTTCGCAGCCATGCTCGCAGCTTGGTTTTCTCTCCAGCTACGTGCTTGTTCTGGCGTGAGCTTTTCTACAGCGTCCTGCGCGGGGAGCGGCGGCGTTCCTCCACCCAAAAACAGCCCACGGAAATCTTTTGCAAGGCGATACACGCCATCAGGAGCGAGCAGTATGGTGCCAGCCATCATCAGCACTCCGAAAGACCAGCCCAGGAAAATCCGCGCCATGCTGCTGGCCTGCGGCTGCACACCATAGACATCTTCATAGTTTGGGCGGCCCCGGTTGAGATAGTTTGCCGGTGGCGCTGTGGTTAGCTCCGGTGCTGGACTAGCACTGGGTGTCGTAGATGCTGCTGCGTCCGTAGTGGGGGGCACGGCTTCTTTGCGCCGCCGTAGCTCGGCCTCCACTTGGCCTTTTTGGAGCGCTAGGCTCCACCACGCGGCTGGGGCCACGCTGGAACACCTCAGCCCCTGGTGCATCCGCATCCAGGCACTCCGCCATCGCATTCAGCGCCTTCACTTCATCCGCAGATTCCCACTTCCAGGCCACGCGTGGGCGGCGGGCACGAGTATCCCATAAATCACGCACTTCTTGGGGCATGCTGGCCGTCATGCGACCTGCCTCGATCCACTTTTTCGCATCGGCCAGTGCCTCAGCATGCTCTTCACCCGCATTTGGAAAAGCTGCATTGAAAAGCTGCTCCGCACGGGCAGGACGGGTGACCGCCAGTGTGGCCGACAGCGCCAGCATGACCTCTGTGGCGGCGCTGTTTTTCATATTTCCCTGCGCAGCCAGGATCGACTCTGCCAGGCGTGCCAGCCGGTGCGTCTCGCCCCGTGTGGCCCACTTTGATGCCACGATGCATGAGATCGCCGCCTCTCCACAACCCAGCTCGATCACTAGGTCTGGCACGCGTGCGAGTTCGGCGAGTCGGTCCTCCTCGCCCTCGAATAGCTCACTGATGAAGGCACTAGCCGGCACGGCACGCTCTGGCTTGGAAAAGGCCTCCGTGCAAAAAGCATCAAAACGCACAGAAATGCCCGCCTGGTGCTTGAGCGAGTCCATCAGGTCGATCGCGGGCTTGCGCAGCTCTGGGGGCAGAGCGGACTCGATCAGCGTCTGCAAGACACCTTCCTTCTGCTCACGCTCGGCCACCGTTTCGAGCAACTGCCCCGGCGCATGTTCCATCACATGCGTGAGGTGTGGGGAGGCGGTCGTGACGGGAGATTCAGCAGACATGACTCTGCATATAAGTGGGGAAAACACGGATGCAAAACAAAGTCTCCCCACTTAGTCCCACCATCACTGCTCCTGCACCTTCAGGCGGAAGAAGCGCATCGGCTCGCCCGATGGTGCGAGCACTACCACAGCGCCACCCTCCGCGAGCGCCACTGCCACCGTTTTGAGTTCAAAAGCAACTACCAATTGATGATGGAGGAGAAAGGCATGCTCATCATCGAGCTGCCCTCGCAAACGTCTTCCGTGCCTTGCAGCACCTCAGCAGGCCGAACCACCCACATCCGCTCTTCCACGCGGTGCTGAAGCCGAGATGCGCGTGGGCCGGTGTACTCTTTGATGGAGACCAGTTGAGGACATGGAGTGAGGAGGCGCGAAGAAGCCTCAACCCACACCTCAGTGCCGTACTTCATATAGCTCTCCGCGTCCGCTACACCGCCTCCCGGCTCTCCCGCAGCAACTGCTGCGCCTCCGCTAACTCGCGGTCAGCGAGCTTCTCAAATATCTCCACCGCGCGATCGGCCAGCGGCAGGCCCTCCGCCGCCCGTCCCTGTCGCAGTAGGGCCAGGGCGAGGTGGTGAGAATGTGCACCGATCAAGTCCAGTCGGCCCAACTGCTCCGCCAAGGGTAAGGCCTGCCGCGCCAGCGCCTCCGCCTGCGTCCAGTCCCGCCGGTTCAGAGCCAGCAAGGCCAGATTCCCTATGTACATGGCCACGCCTTCGCGGTGGCCGACGGTCTGGGCGATGCGCAGGGCCTCCAGGTAGTCCGCCTCCGCAGCCTCCAGCTCTCCGGACCGGCGCTCGGCCTCCGCGATGTCGTTCAGGCAGATGGCTATGCCCTCGTTTTCCGGCTGTGCGCTCCGATGCAGCGCCATAGCCTCCCGGTAGGCGGTAATAGCAGCATGGTAGTCCTCAGTCAATTCATGCCCGATACCACGCAGGCGAATGGCGATTGCCTGCTCGCGTGCCCCGGCCTGGGCCTGGGTCCAGTGGCGGGCCGCGCGCTCTGCGCAGGCCAGCACTTCGGCGGCCTGCCCGCGTTGGTAATACACGAAGCCACTGTCGTAGGCGCGCCAGCCCGCCTTCCCGTGGTCTTGGGTGGCCAGTGCACGTGCCTCTGCCGACTGCACGAGGGCTTGCCACTCATCCCAGCGGCCTTGAAAGTGGAGCACATGTTGAAAGGCATTACACAACTCTTGCAGCCGGTCATTCGGCCCGCTGAGGAAACGCGGCAGGGCGGCAGCCAGGGCAGGCCAGGCGGCATCGATGAGCGGGAAGCGCTCGTGATTGTCCCAGCCGTTTTCCAGGGCCAGGGCGAAGGCGCGGTCCTCCAGGCGCTGGCCGGCCTCGCCGATCAGCTCCGGTTTGGCCACGCGCAGGAAGTCCGCCACCAGCGGCACGAGGGTGTAGTGCTGCTCCTCCGCGTCCGGCACTACTAGGGAACGGTTGATGAGGCTCTTGAGGGCGCGGGTGAGCCAAGGAACGGCGGTTTCCAACCGCTGATTCCCGGCGCTTGAAAAGCGCTTCTCCTTGTCATCGATGAGCAGGGCGATGTGCTCCACCTTCGCCGGAAGTGTGAAGTGGCTCAGGGCACAGAGGGCCTGCGTCTCCTCGGGGGTGAAGTCCTGCACCAGATCGCCAAAGATGAACTCCAGCGGATCATTACCCGGCGGGCAGGAGCGCAAGAAGTCGATGGCGTCCGTGAAAGTGCGGCAGTGGCCGCGGCCGATTTGCCCGGCGGTCCAGCGCAGCAGCAGCGGTTTGCCGCCCGTTTCGCGGTAAAGCACCATCCGCTCCGCCTCGCTGGTCTTGGCGAGATCTGGGTTGTGCCGCGCGAGGTCGGCCAGGGTGTCCAAAGCGGCCTGTTCATCAAGTTTTTCGAGAATCAGCTCCTCAGAGCCGGAGCCGATGCGTCCGCGGCTGGTGAGGATGGCCTTGCAGCCCTGCGGCAGTCGCTTCACGAAGGTGAAGATGTGATCGCGGTCGCCCCGCGCCAGGGATTCGAGATTATCGAGCACCAACAGCGTGCGCGTGGGCCGCAGCGCCTCCAGCACGAGCCGCGCACGCTCGTTTTCGGCGGACTTCGTGATGTCCGCATGCCCTAGCTCGCGGGCGATCTCATTGAGCATCTCCAGCACGCCGTCGATGCGCCCGAGCGAGAGATCGCGCACACCGTCATCATCCAGCTCACGCTGCTTGATGGAGACAAAGACGATGCGCTCAAACTGCTCCGGCGTGCATTCAAGCGCCGCACGCACCGCCAGCGAAGTCTTCCCCATGCCTCCAGGCCCGTCGATGAGCGCCCCCCACGTACGATTCTCCGGATCCAAGGCCTGACGGATGTGAGCCAGCTCTTTTTCGCGACCAAAAAACGGCTGGAGGCGCGGCAGATTGTGAGGGATCGCAGTGCGTGGAAGTACGGCGGGCACGCGCTCGATGTGATGAAGCAGCGCCTCGCTCACCAAACGGCGCAATTCCTCGACAGACGCGAAGGTTTTGCGCACTCGGCCGTCGCAGGCTCGGTTTTTGAAGGCCTTGAGCTTCTTTTGTGCCTCCGCGTCGGCCTCGATGTCTTTTGCCGTGAAGGCGTGATCGTCGGCGGCGATGAAGATGAGCAGTTCCTTTAGTTTGTCCTCGCTTTTGCGCTTCACCGCGTGGTCGAGCTCCATCTCGGTGATCGATTTATCTCCGCCTGCTGGCACCCAGCCGTAGCGCCACGCGTAGATGCCGATGTAAAGGTCTGCTTTATCCACCATGTCGAGCGAGACTTTCACGCCCGTCTGATCCTGCGCGGGCAGCGACTCCATGCCGATGGGAAACACCCCCGCGTCGATGCAGGCGTCCTTCACAGCTTTGCGATGCAACGGCAAATCAATGGCCGTGCTGCTAATCATGGCGGTGATTTGGCCGGGCTTGTGAGATGCGGAAGTGGGAGCGGTCATGCACGAGAGGAAACTCATCCGTATAGAACACCCGCCGAGGCAGCGCGCAAGGAACGGAGAAAAGTGTGCTGTGCATCTGTCTCCTTCTCGTTCCGAGCATCTCAGGCACTCCACCGACTCACTGCTCCTGCACCTTCAGGCGGAAGAAGCGCATCGGCTCGCCCGATGGTGCGGTGATGCTGCGTGTCGTGCCGGTGGGCAGAGGTAGGCCGTTGTTGCTCGGCACATTCCAGAGGGACCAGGTTTGCAGGTTTGTGCTCGTTTCGATCCAGCTTAGGCGGCCTTGTAGGTTCGGGAATTGCACGGTGTAATTGCTCGATCCACTGCCGATGGCTGCCTGGAGCATGCTCGCACCATTAAGCGGCTGCGTGAGGCCGAGAAATTCGTTGTAGTTCGTGATGCCATCTCCGTCGGCATCGGCACTGGGATCACCCGCAGGACTGCTGGAGCTACCGAACTGGGCTAGACGCCATTCTGCATAGGTTTGGCGGCCCGCGATGCTGTTGATCCAGTCCATCACGACCTGAGTGCCATCTGGATCGATGACAGCAGTGCCCAGAGGCGGCATGCGGGTGTAGCCGCCACTGGCGCTGAGGCGATTCCAGATGACAGATTTGTCTGCAAAGCCCCGCACCACGGCTTTATGATCGGGTGCCTGCACATTGCCGACGTGGGCGTCGATCATGGCGGTCTGTGTGAGGCTGAGTTCGGGTCGCAAATCAAAATTCCCGATTCCCGTGCCGCCCGCTTGATGGCAATACGAGCAATTCACCGCCAACCAGCTCCGCGCACGTGTCTCCAGCGTGGCACTGGTATCTGTGGGGGTGTGAAATTTCGGCAGCGTGTTGAACTGTGTCGGCGCATTGCTGAAATAGCCTGCATTGGCGAGGAGCTCCAGGTAGTTGCCAGTCTGGCCTCCCAGCGTGCCCGTGCGATTGAGCTGCGCAGTCTCAAAACTCAATCCATGGCCACCCTGTGGTGTGTGGCATGCTAAGCACTCACTGCGGCTGGGGATACGCCAGTGCACATTCGTGGGCGTGCCTCCGATGGTCACGTTCATGTCAAAATCCTCGCCTCCATCGGCCACGAGGAGGGCATCCGTGCCGGTTTCATTCCAGCGGTAGCTGACTCCATAGCTGCCGGTGGCATTGACCATGAGCAGGCGTGTCTCCAGGCGGATTCTACTCGCTGGATTGCCGCGTGTGACTCGTAGTCGAAGTGCTTGATGAACAGTGCCCCCTCAGGCAGTGACCAGTTTCCATCCTGCACATAGCCGAAGGTGTCCGTATCGTTCGGCAACATGAACCAGCGGCCCTTGATGGCATAATCGCTCCAAAACGGCAGATTGATGTCGTAGCGCTCGATGCCGGGATTGAAGCTCAAATCACTCAAATCGGCAAAAAGGCCCGTTTCGCTCAATTTCGCCGGGAATGTCGTATCGACCGTCTGCGACACGAGACGACGCACTTTGCCCTCACCGTAGTCGAGCATCAAAATGTCGCCATTGGCCGGATCGGGATCGAGCATGAACGCGACAATGCCAGATTCACCCGTGATGCGTTCCACTGTCGGCGGATTGCTGCCATTGCGTGTCAGCGACCAGATGTGTCCGCTGACGAAGTCACCAAAAATGTATTTCCCGGTTAGCGCAGGATATTTGGAGCCACGGTACATCAGCCCACCGGTGACACTACGGCCCTCCAGGGCACCACCACCATGAAAGTAGCTCCACAGCGGCGCGATGGGTGTGAAGCCACCGGGTGGATTGGTCTTCGGCCCTGGTGCTGCGGCCTCCAGATAGCTCCAACCGTAGTTGCCGCCTGGCGTGATGACATTGACCTCTTCCCAGCTATCCAATCCGACCTCCCCTGCCCACATCTCGCCATTCTGCGGGTCAAAGCTGAACTGCCATGGATTGCGCATGCCGATGGCGAAGATCTCCGTGCGCAGTGTGCCTGTCAGAGCCAGTCCATTGAAGCTGGTGGCACCGATGAAGGGATTGTCCGCTGGCACTTTGAAGTAGGCCTGGCTGCTACCATTGAGCACGATGCCAGAGTGCGCATTCGGCTCCAGATTCCCGGCGAGTCGATCCACGTCGATGCGGAAAATGCCGCCCCAGAAGTCCTTGTCGATGCGCTGGGCGTTGTTGTTGCCATCATTGAGCCCACCTGCATCACCTGCGGCCCAGTAGAAGTAACCATCCGGCCCGAATCGGCAGGAGTCGATGTTGTGAATGCTGGAGGGATTGGGGAATGAGATGAAGGGCTGCTCACTGGCGAGGTCTCCCAGATCGAGATTGCCACTCACCGCTGTGAAACGTGAGACGCGGGCATAATCGACACTGCTGATGCGCAGATTGTAGGTGACAAAGAATTGCCGATTCGTGGCGAACTGCGGATGCAGCGCGATGCCTTTGAGCCCCAGTTCATTGCCGTCGTCATACACCGGTAGCGTCATGAAGAGCGACTTCGTCGGCGTGGCACTATGGATGTCGTTGATGAGCCAGATCTGGCCGTTGCGCTGACCGACGAGCACTTTGTTCACACTCCCCGGCACCGCCGCCATGCAGCTCGGGGCATTGAAGTTCATCCCCGGCGTGGAATCGACGACCGCTAAGCCTGTTGTCGGTGGTAGCAGCGGCACGGTGCTGGTCGTATTGGCGATGCGTAGCGCAGAGGTGAAGCTGTAAGTCACCGTGACCGGCGCAGACTCTCCATTGGTGCCGACGAGCTTGTAAGTCAGCGAATCACTGGCTGGAGTGCCTGTGGTGTGCTGGTAAAAAATGCGACCTGCACTATCCACGCTGGCGGTGCCACTGCTCGGTGGTGTGACGATGACCACGCTGCCCACACCAGCGTCGTTTTTGCGCACGTCGAGCAGCGCTTTCTTCGTGTGGCGCATGGTGATGGTATCCGGGAAGGCCGTGGGAGCACCGAGAGCGCTCTGGAGTGACCGCCAGCTCGTGGTGACGGCGAGATTGTCCCACTGCGTATCGCCATCCGCACTGGAGGCAAGGCGCAGGCCGGTGATCCAGTTTGTGCCGGTGTAGGCACGCTCGGCGGCGATGGTGTTGCTGCCTTCCGACCGCGTGAGATCTGGATTCACCCAAAGCAGCAGTTTGTTGGCCACAAAGTCCAACTTGGCCACCACGGTGTAGTTCGTGCCCGCGACGGGCACGATGCCGGAGTAGGTGTGGCCGCTGGCGAGATCATGGATGGCGAACTCCTGCACGCCGCTGCTCGGATTCACCGCAAAAGGCACCCCAAAGAGAAAGCGCTCCGTGCCGAAGTCATACAGACTCATCCCGCCCCAGGTCACGCCGGCATCGCGCTGCATCTCGTAGCGCACGTAGATGGCCTTCGCGGCGGAGGTGTCGGCATCATTGATGGCCCCATCTGCCTCCACGCCATTGAAGCTGCGCATGGCACCAGCATTCCAGGTGCGCAGCTTCCCGGCTGCGATGTAGGGCGAGTTGAACTCATGGCTCCACGCCGCAGGATCACCGGTATAGGCTGGACCAAAGGCGTTCTGGAAATCCCAGTGCTCACCGCCTTGCCGCAGTGCCACAGGGCCATCTCCATATGTAAAGGTATCCGTGCCGATAACGAGATCGCTGCCGCTGGTAGGCGTAGCTGCC belongs to Verrucomicrobiaceae bacterium and includes:
- a CDS encoding DUF4062 domain-containing protein — its product is MTAPTSASHKPGQITAMISSTAIDLPLHRKAVKDACIDAGVFPIGMESLPAQDQTGVKVSLDMVDKADLYIGIYAWRYGWVPAGGDKSITEMELDHAVKRKSEDKLKELLIFIAADDHAFTAKDIEADAEAQKKLKAFKNRACDGRVRKTFASVEELRRLVSEALLHHIERVPAVLPRTAIPHNLPRLQPFFGREKELAHIRQALDPENRTWGALIDGPGGMGKTSLAVRAALECTPEQFERIVFVSIKQRELDDDGVRDLSLGRIDGVLEMLNEIARELGHADITKSAENERARLVLEALRPTRTLLVLDNLESLARGDRDHIFTFVKRLPQGCKAILTSRGRIGSGSEELILEKLDEQAALDTLADLARHNPDLAKTSEAERMVLYRETGGKPLLLRWTAGQIGRGHCRTFTDAIDFLRSCPPGNDPLEFIFGDLVQDFTPEETQALCALSHFTLPAKVEHIALLIDDKEKRFSSAGNQRLETAVPWLTRALKSLINRSLVVPDAEEQHYTLVPLVADFLRVAKPELIGEAGQRLEDRAFALALENGWDNHERFPLIDAAWPALAAALPRFLSGPNDRLQELCNAFQHVLHFQGRWDEWQALVQSAEARALATQDHGKAGWRAYDSGFVYYQRGQAAEVLACAERAARHWTQAQAGAREQAIAIRLRGIGHELTEDYHAAITAYREAMALHRSAQPENEGIAICLNDIAEAERRSGELEAAEADYLEALRIAQTVGHREGVAMYIGNLALLALNRRDWTQAEALARQALPLAEQLGRLDLIGAHSHHLALALLRQGRAAEGLPLADRAVEIFEKLADRELAEAQQLLRESREAV
- a CDS encoding PQQ-dependent sugar dehydrogenase; translated protein: MGSAYAGLLPPTSPYVVANGYVEGQAEDYHAKAAGNGDEWLEAPTNAVVPAGVTFENATGAGGLLMQAQPDNGPGSVPFSGAGSGPSIDYYVQFTTPGTYRLYLRWDGHDGASDSIYAGIVELADGVGGTHADWHEDYAHTTAEFGQQNWDGSGEAEVNVVTPAQNAMVFSIPSSGIYTLRVVAREDGVALDSFRLQLASMIDPNPVAVAGQNVIFGQDDFTYANGAIAGKNGGTYWDFDNTTNNNAFIGYTHLPSANWDAVFGTPTVTGNALVTQDSAAKREHNATEVDGVVNPLASTRYRTAYYRVKMNRTAGATWGGLSVYDFNNERIFFGVQDAVNPASGVREFIIGESGVTYTGVPVVDGVDYVIVGKLDFLNDRLSIWINPDLTQPEGLPNATRSYTGDNWMSALRLGSGGSAPTTWDDVAVGSSWGAMQKAYPQSTAVTGADVLIAREDFDGENGNIVGSDGGIGWDFDNSTTNDAFIGHTQTPSNWDNVEGWPYIFSKRLTTWNSSAKREYHGTEAQGAFSNATSSQYKVVYYRFEMQRSADNVSWSGLSLYEGNNERLMFGVPFAQNPSSNRREFGIHNLGANQWNYSGIAPVAGLKYQIIAKVDYTTGFASLYVNPSLTGGEPGTPNATLAFTNAHSAIRFGSGGDSPTYWDKCLIGTSWTAVVTPTYPAATPTSGSDLVIGTDTFTYGDGPVALRQGGEHWDFQNAFGPAYTGDPAAWSHEFNSPYIAAGKLRTWNAGAMRSFNGVEADGAINDADTSAAKAIYVRYEMQRDAGVTWGGMSLYDFGTERFLFGVPFAVNPSSGVQEFAIHDLASGHTYSGIVPVAGTNYTVVAKLDFVANKLLLWVNPDLTRSEGSNTIAAERAYTGTNWITGLRLASSADGDTQWDNLAVTTSWRSLQSALGAPTAFPDTITMRHTKKALLDVRKNDAGVGSVVIVTPPSSGTASVDSAGRIFYQHTTGTPASDSLTYKLVGTNGESAPVTVTYSFTSALRIANTTSTVPLLPPTTGLAVVDSTPGMNFNAPSCMAAVPGSVNKVLVGQRNGQIWLINDIHSATPTKSLFMTLPVYDDGNELGLKGIALHPQFATNRQFFVTYNLRISSVDYARVSRFTAVSGNLDLGDLASEQPFISFPNPSSIHNIDSCRFGPDGYFYWAAGDAGGLNDGNNNAQRIDKDFWGGIFRIDVDRLAGNLEPNAHSGIVLNGSSQAYFKVPADNPFIGATSFNGLALTGTLRTEIFAIGMRNPWQFSFDPQNGEMWAGEVGLDSWEEVNVITPGGNYGWSYLEAAAPGPKTNPPGGFTPIAPLWSYFHGGGALEGRSVTGGLMYRGSKYPALTGKYIFGDFVSGHIWSLTRNGSNPPTVERITGESGIVAFMLDPDPANGDILMLDYGEGKVRRLVSQTVDTTFPAKLSETGLFADLSDLSFNPGIERYDINLPFWSDYAIKGRWFMLPNDTDTFGYVQDGNWSLPEGALFIKHFDYESHAAIQRVESAWRHACSWSMPPAAMESATAGMKPARMPSSWPMEARILT